In Chitinibacter sp. FCG-7, the genomic stretch GCACAGCACGGGTCAGATATTGCTGGGCTTTGGCTACTTCATTGAGCTGCATGGCCACCAAGCCGCCACCAACCAAGGCTTCCAGCTGGTTCGGGTCACGTGACAACACGGTTTCATAGGCTTGATACGCCTGCAGATATTGCCCTGTGTCGGCCGCAATTCTGGCCTGCATCAGCAAAATCGAAGTCGAGCCAGGATTGGCCTTGGCCGCAGCGTTCAGCAGTGCGGTACTGGCTGCAGTATCTTTCCCATCGAGCAATTGCACTTTGTACAAAATGGCAGGCTCCCACTGGGGGCGCAAATTCAGAGCGCTATCGAGTGCCTGCTGGGCCTGACTGCTTTGCTGCGCATGGCCATAAGCCAGCGCCAGTGCAAAATAGGCTTCGGGCATGCCCGGATACGCGATGGCCAGATGCTGGGTGAGCGTCAACACAGCTTCCCGATCTGCGTCCTTGCCCCATAACTGGTGCATTTGCATAAAGAACGGCGCGACTTCCTCCGGCTTGGCGGCAAACATGGCATTCAAGTGCACTTCGGCGTCGGCAATCCGGTTGCTGCGTAGCAATAGGCTGACCATCAACTGGCGGGCAGGCAAGGCGGCGGGCGCAGCCGCAATCCAGATTTCGGTTGCTTCCTGCGCCAGAGCCAGCTGCCCCGAGGCCACCGCCAGCTGTGCCGCGCGCTGCGCCACGCGCGGGTCTTTAGTGCGGCGCGCCGAGTCAAGCCAGGCTTCGGTAGCCAGCGGCACATTGCCACGCTGGGCCGCCACATCGCCGAGCAAGAATCGCATCACCAGCTCGTCATCCAGCTCCTGCTTGGGCAAGAGCGCCGGGTCATAGTCGGGCAATGCAGCCCGCTCGCCAGTCTGCGCAGGCTCGGCAGCAACGGACTCCTCCGCTGGCGGCGCAGGATTGCTCGCGCAGGCCGTAACTCCGAATAGCAGGACAGCGAATAAAGCCGAAACGCGCAAGGTCATAAAGATGATCCAATCAGAGATAAGCACTCAGGAAAAGTTTGACGTCACATACGCCGCCAAAAGCGGCAAGCTGGGCACCCGAATCGCCAGACAAAAGCAGCGCAGGCTGTGGCGTATATTAAAGACAGAATGCCGATATTAGGTAAACTAGAACTCAAAGTCCAACCCCAAGCCTGCGACCATGCCCGAATTACCCGAAGTTGAAACCACCCGCCGTGGCATTCAAGACCATTTGCTCAATGCCACGATAGAGCAAATCATAGTCCGCAATCCCCGCCTGCGCTGGCCTGTGCCCGCCGATTTATCGGCGCTGGCCAGCGGCGAGCGCATACTGTCGGTGCGGCGGCGTGCCAAATATTTACTGCTTGAGCTGGCCACCGGCAGCATTCTGATTCATCTGGGCATGTCCGGCAGCCTGCGGGTACTGACCGAAGCGTTTCCCGCCGAAAAACACGATCATATCGATCTGGTGTTGCAAAATGGCATACGGCTGCGCTACCGCGACCCGCGCCGCTTTGGTGCCTGGCTGTGGCTAACTGGCAACCCGCTGGAACACCCGCACCTTGCCAGCCTCGGGCCAGAGCCATTAAGTTCCGAGTTCAGCTCAGCCTATCTGGGTGCACAACTGGCCAATAAACGCACCGCCATCAAACCGCTGATTATGGATAATCACCTGGTCGTCGGCGTGGGCAATATCTACGCATCCGAATCGCTATTTCGCGCCCGCATCAACCCGGCTAAATCCGGCCAGACTTTAAACAACGCAGAAATCCTGGCTCTGAGCGAGCAGATTAAAGCCACGCTCACCGAAGCCATTGCGGCCGGAGGCAGCACTTTACGGGATTACGTCGATAGCGACGGCAAGGCCGGTTACTTTATGATTAATAGCTATGTGTATGGCCGTGCAGGCCAGCCGTGCCGGGTGTGCGGCACACCCATCAGCCAGATTCGGCAGGCGCAGCGTGCAACTTTCTACTGTCCGCAATGCCAGCATTGACAATCTGACACGCAAGCGGCATAAATCAGAATACGAATAAGGCTTACCCAAGGCCACGCAGACGACGCACAGCGCGTAAGGGGACGAGATGAGTACCGATTACCTGCATCAACAGGAAGTGGCAGCAAACGATCACTTGGTCGCCAACTTTCAGGCCTACAGCGCCTGGCGTGGCAATCTGACGCAGTCAATAGCCCAGCTCTCGCGCTGGCTCAATGATCAGGACCTAAACGATTCGCAAACTGCCTTGCGCATTGCCGGCATGATTGAGCGCCTGAAAGAAGACAAACTCAATATCGCCTTTGTTGCCGAATTCTCGCGCGGCAAATCCGAGCTGATCAACGCCATTTTCTTTGCCCATTACGGCAAACGCATTCTGCCATCGAGCGCTGGCCGCACCACCATGTGCCCGACCGAGCTCTTGCACGACGGCAGCAAAGCACCGTGCCTGCAATTGCTACCGATTGAAACCCGCGCCGATAACGTCACCACCGTTGAATATCGCCGCTATCAGGACGAATGGCACAATATTGCGCTGGATATTGATGATGCCGATTCGATGCAGGAAGCCTTCAAGGAAATCGGCCGCACCCAGCGCGTTAATGTCGAGACAGCCAAAAAATTCGGCCTGTTTGATGAAAGCGACCCGGATCAGGTCGTTGCGCTCGACGCCAATGGCGAAGTCGAAATCCCGTGCTGGCGACATGCCATCATCAATTTCCCGCACCCGCTGCTTGAGCAAGGTCTGGTGATTCTGGATACGCCGGGTCTGAATGCCATCGGTACCGAGCCGGAATTGACGCTGAACCTGCTGCCGAACGCGCACGCGATTCTGTTTATTCTGGCCGCCGATACCGGTGTGACCAAATCGGACATCGAAGTCTGGCGCAATCATATTGTGCGCAACCAGAGCGGCAAACGTGGCCGCTTGGTCGTACTGAACAAAATCGACGGCTTGTGGGACGATCTGAAATCGGCCAATGAAATCGAAGCCGAAATCGTCAAGCAGGTAAAAACCACCGCCGAATTACTCGCGATGCCACCATCGCAGGTTTATCCGGTTTCAGCACAAAAAGCGCTGGTTGCCAAAGTACAGAATGATGAAAATCTGCTGACCAAATCACGCCTGATGGCGCTGGAAAAAGCACTGTCGGACGATCTGCTGCCCGGCAAACAGGATATCGTTCGCGATGCCACGCAAAGCGAAGTTGAAGACGTGGTGACTGCTGTGCGCGGGATTTTGCAGGCGCGTCAGGACGGCGTGAAAGAGCAGCTCACCGAGCTCACCGGCTTGCGCGGCAAAAACCAAGACGTCATCGTACAGATGATGGACAAAGTCCAGCTCGACAAAAAACAATTCGAGCAAGGTCTGGTGCGCTTTCAGGCGCTGCGCTCGGTCTTTACGCAGCAGACTAACAAGCTGTTTTCACTGCTGGGCAAAGACGCCCTCAAAGCCGAGATCGAGCGCATTCGCGACCAGATGGAACGCAGCCTGTTCTCGTTTGGCGACGGCGGCCTCTCGTCCACGATGGATAAATTCTTTGTCGATGTGAATGGCTCGATTTCCAAATCAGCCGAACAAGTCGCCGAAATTCAGGCCATGATGGCCGCGATGTACAAGAAATTCAGCGAAGAACACGGCCTGGGCACCGCCACACCGCCACCGTTCTCCACCTTGAAATATCACAAAGAGCTGGCGCGGCTGGAAAAATCCTTCCGTGAGCACTTCAACACCGTCGGCAATCTGCTCACCACCAGCCGCGGCCGCTTGACGCACAAATTCTTTGAAACCGTTGCCAGCCGGGTGGTGTATGTCTTTGAAGTCGCCAACCGCGATGTGGAAAACTGGCTTAAAGCGGTGATGGCACCGATGGAAACGCAAGTACGCGAGCACCAATTGCAGCTGCGCCGCCGTCTGGAGTCGATCAAACGCATCCACAAAGCGACCGATACACTGGAAGACCGCATCCAGGAGCTGGACGAAATGAGCCGCCAGCTGGTCGAGCAAATTGCCGAGCTCAACAGCCAGCTGCGTGGCGTTTACGGTGCGCTGCACGCCGAGATGCAAAGCAAAGCCGCTTAAGTGATCGACTAACGCAAAAAGACGCCGCAATCCTGCGGCGTTTTTTTATATCAACATGAATTTAAAACCTTTCCTGCCCACCAAACCCAAATCACCGTAAATACTGACTTGCCCTGCCAGAGCCGCAACACAGATAATGTTTTGATCCATATAGCCCACGGTAATCGAGTCCAAAATGAGCAATGAGATTGTGTTAGAAATCTGCGCCGGTTCGGTGACGTCCTGCTTAGCCGCGCAGGAAGGCGGCGCACACCGCGTCGAATTTTGCGACAACCTGCTCGAAGGCGGCACCACGCCATCGTACGGCGCACTCGCCGCAGCGCGCGACCGGCTGTGGATCGGTCTGAACGCCATCATCCGCCCGCGCGGCGGCGACTTTCTTTACTCCGAGGTCGAATTCGAAGTGATGGAGCGCGATGTACTAATGTGCAGAAAGATAGGGGTGGATGGTATTGTCATCGGACTATTGAACAGCAATGGCTCTATCGATATACCCCGCACAAAACGTCTGGTCGAATTGGCTGGCACCATGCCGGTGACTTTCCACCGCGCCTTTGACGTTGCCGCCGATCCGCAGCAGGCATTGGAAGACATCATCACCACTGGCTGCACACGGCTGCTCTCTAGCGGTCAGGCCGCCACAGCAATGGAAGGCGCGGCCTTGCTGAAACAATTACAGCAACAAGCAGGCGAGCGGCTGATCGTGATGCCTGGCGCTGGCGTGCGCGGCCACAATATCGCCGAGCTGGTGCAGCACACCGGCTGCCGCGAATTTCACAGCTCAGGCCGCGCGCCCTTCCCCAGCGCCATGACTTACCGCAACCCAAACGTCAAAATGGGCGCGCCGGGGCAGGACGAATACAGCATCGTCGAAACCGACGCAGCGTTGGTAAGGGAGTTACTGGCGAATGCGCAGGCGGGGTTGTAATGTACGGCCAAACTAAATTGGGCTGTTATCGGCCCAACGAGGCCTTTTGATAGTTTTTATGTATTTTGAGCACTATGACCGACCACAAAATCACTCCCGAAAAAGTTACAAAACCAATCCAACTGTTAGCGGCTTGGCTAGTTGGTCTCATTACGGTTAACGCCTCCTTCCTCCTTGCCGCGCAGCAAATCACCAAACCAGATTGGGCTACAGGAGCCTTGGTTATCGCTGCTATCGTGAATGTTCCAGTCTTTATCGGAGCGCTCTTTTTGCTTCAAACCAAGTTTCGGGCACAAATTCAAGAAGACTCCTATTATGCGCAGTATTTGGAAAATGAAAGACAGTTCACTCAGTCATCTAGAGCAGATGTAGCGAAAGTTGTAGAACAGGAAATTGCCCAAACAACCGAGAAGATTATCAAGAGCCTTGGTGTGGAAGGTAGAGGTAAAGAGCTACCAATTGCTGAGATTCTGCGAGAGTCTCAGCTGGAATTAATGGTTGCAAAATTGGGCAGCTCAAGGTCACTTGCAGAGCTATATGTCTCGCCCAAAACGTGGGCAGCCGTTTCCGGAAAGTTTTCAAAAAACGAGAGTTTTATCCGTGATATAGAAGCATTACTTGAAGAGGGTCTCGTTGAGAAGAAATTCCGAGGATATAAACATTGCAAGCTAACCAACTTAGGTACCCAGATTGCAAAAATCGCTGAAAAGCAAGGTCAGCTCTTCAATCAAATAAAACCCGAGTTCTGGGAGTTTGGGCACAAAGAACTTGCGGACGACGATGCATAACTTGTAGAAGTTCAGACTTGATCTGACAGCACCGCAAGTATTGCGCCGCAGGCAATTCAACTTTCACCATCAGGCGTATTGCCGCTTCGCGTCGAATACGCCCTACACACCGATACCAAGCCTAGGTATATCACCCAAAGCCAATCAGTTAAATATCCACAACGATATACCCACACAAAAAAAAGACGATTTGCCGTTTCAAATCACCGCAATCTTCCGCCCTTCTGCGCTGCTCTGGCGTGCTAGATCGAGGATGCGCATGACTTCACGGGCGTCGCGGGCGCTGACGGGATTGGGGGCGGAGCCGTGAATGGCGTCACGGATTGCGGCGTAATAGGCGGCGTAGTTGCCTTGTGGCAAGGGGTGCTGCTCGGTATTAATTTGATCGTCGATCGAGCGATACAGCATTGCGCAACGGGTATCAACGCCCCAATCGGCGCGATCCGGGCGTGATCCGGCTTTGAGCCAGCCTTCCTGCATGTCGAGCCCGTCCACCGAATACGCCGCTTCCGTGCCCTGTACCAGAAAACGCGGCGTGCCGCCGTGCACCAGCGTGCTGGCGGCCAGCACAGCGCGCATGGTTTTGTAGTGCAGCACGACATGAAAATCGTCCACCGCTTGCGCGCCATCACGGCGTAGATTCAGATCGGCGCTCACGGCATCGGGCAGGCCGAACAATTGCAGCGCCTGATCGATCAGATGCGGCCCTAGGTCGTACCACAGGCCGGCACCGGCAATATTGGCTTCGCGCCAGCGCGTGCGCACTTGCGGGCGGAAGCGATCGAAGTGCGAGCTAAACTCAACCACCCGCCCCAGCGCATCCTGCTCCAGCAGGGCTTTCAGATGCAGATAATCGCTATCCCAGCGGCGGTTATGAAACACCGACAAAATCTTGCCCGCCTCTTCGGCGCGTTGCAGCAAATCATCGGCTTCGTGCAGATCGAGCGTAAACGGTTTGTCGATCACCACATGTTTGCCTGCCGCCAGCGCGGCGCGCGCCAGCGGATAATGCGTGTCGTTGGGCGTGGCAATCACCACCAGATCAAGGCCGGGGTGAGTAATCAGCCGGTCGGGCTCGGTTTTGACCACAATATCCGGCCAGTCGGCAATCACATCGGCCGGGCGAGAGCTGGCGATGGCGGTCAATTTCAGACCCGGTGTGGCATCAATTAGCGGCGCATGAAAAGTTTTGGCTGCGTAGCCATAGGCAATCAGGCCAACGCGCAGGCGTTCAAACTGGCTCAAAGCGAGCTTCCTTCTGGTGAGCGGTGGCGAATTTATATCGAAAAGTGATCGTCTTGTCTGTAAGGTTTTGTCGCAAATGCATGTCCATCAGGGCAGTAGCCACCGGATGGCTCAGATCAGCACTTGCCGGATTTCAATCAAGAAACGAGCAATCTGCCGGTCTATCTGTGGCGCAACCATCACTGCCGGTGCGCGCCCATGCGGGCACGGCAGACGCGGCGTCGTGCCAAACAGGCGGCAGATCAGCGGCCGCTCGCTGTAGACGGTGCAGCCGTTTTCGCCCAAATGGACGCAGTTGTAATCGGCCAGCGCCTGCTCGCGCTGCGCTGCCGTTTTGCGCGGCAAGCGCGAGACTTCCTCGCTGGAAGCGAGCACCGGGCCGCAGCAATCATGGCAGCCGGGGATACAGTCAAAAGCCGGAATACTGGCGCGCAAGACACGAATCTGGTCGCGTTGCTCAAACATCGGCGACGCTCGCCTGCCAGAGCATATCAACGTGGGCAATGCCGTCTTCGTCGTACGGCTCGCTCACCGTCACAAAGCCGTGCGCGGCATAAAAAGCCTGCAAATGCGCCTGCGCGCCGATACGATTATTCTGCCCAGGGTATTGCTCTGTAGAACCTTTTAAACCAAGATCCAGCAACACATGCCCCACCCCTGTACCTCTGGCTTGTGGCGCGGTAATCACGCGGCCGATTGAGGGCTCGGCAAATTTCAGCCCGGGTGGCACCAGACGCAGGCAGGCGACGATCTGACCATCCTGCCAGCCAAGCAAATGGGTGGAGAGCCGATCCAGCTCGTCAATATCGGGATATACGCAAGCTTGCTCGACAATAAACACGTTCTGCCGCAAACGCAGATAGGCAAACAGGGTTTGCGCGTCAAAATCGGCAAAGGCATACCAGCGCCAGGTTCGCATCAGTACAGCTCAAGAGGGAAAAGCGCCATTTTAACCGAGTTTAAATCGCGCCGTGTTGCCGCCCGGCGTGGTGCCAGACAGTGCTGGCAGTTGGGGTGAATTATTCCGCAGGTGGGCTTGCTCCGCGCTCGGGCGCGCGTAGCGGCAGAATTAGCGTAAAGCTTGCGCCCTGCCCCGGCACACTCTGCGCCTCGATCTCGCCGCCCAGTACCGAGTGCACAATGTTGTAAACAATATTGAGCCCCAGTCCCGAGCCACCATGCCCCAGTTTGGTAGTGAAGAAAGGCTCAAAAATATGCGACAGATGTTCGGGCTTGATCCCGACCCCATTGTCGCGCACCTGCAAACGCACCCGCTCGCCATCCAGTACATCGGCCTCGATCATCACCTGACCATTGGCCACGCCGTCAAAGGCATGAATTTCAGCGTTCGAGATTAGATTGTTCAGCACCTGCACCAGCGCGCCCGGAAAACTATCCAGCACCAGCCCCTCGGGCAGACGCGCCTGCAGGCGGTCGTTACCATAGAGTACGCCCATGGTTTGCATGACCTGCTGCACCAGCTGGGCCAGATCAAACTGCCGCCGCTGATCGCTGGTCTGGTCAACCGCCACCTGCTTAAAACTGCTGACCAGCTGTGCGGCCTGCTCCAGATTACGCATCAGGATTTGCAAGCCCTGCTCGGCCACCTCGACATAATCGGCTAGCGCGGCCTTGCGCAAGGTTTGCGCAGTGATTTCCTGCGCCAGCTCGCGGTTTTTTTCCTGTAATGTGGAGCCCATTGTGACGCTCACGCCAATCGGGGTATTGAGCTCGTGCGCAACCCCGGCCACCAGCGAGCCCAGCGCAGCCATTTTCTCCGATTCAACCAGCATCTTTTGCGTGGCCTTGAGCTGATCTATCGTCTGCCGCAATACATCGTTGGCTTGCAATAGCTCGCGCGTGCGCAGATTCACCGTCTGCTCCAGGCTTTCGGAATGCCCCTCCAGCTCGGCCAGATAGTCGGCGCGCTCTTTCGCCGTGGCCGCCACCTGGCTAAACGAGGATTGCCAGACCTTGGGTACACTGGGCAAGGCCGACTGCGGATTGCCCTGCAAATGATTCAGAAAATCAACCAGTCTGAGCGCCGGCACTGCAAACAGATAGGATATGGCCCAGATGGCCATTAGCAACACCGCCAGCAAGCCTAGCAGAATCAGCGGCGTATTGATCACCTGACGCGCCTTGGCCTGCGCCAGCTCCAGCTCGGAAAAATACACCAGCAAATACCACTGGCTGCCGCGCAAGGGCAGCACCCGCCAGCGCCACTGCCCGTTCGATTGCAAAGTGCTTTTGTCTTTGAGTAGCTGCGAGAGCGGCAATTGCAGCATGGCAGCGGGCAGCACCTGATCGGCCTTCAGAATATCCTTGCTCTCCAGCACCTGCCCGGCGTCATCGGCCAGCACATGGCCCAGCGAGTTGAGCACCAGCGCATGCCCCAGCTCGCCACCTTCCTTGTGCAATACCTCGGCAAACATGCGCAAGGTGACATCCGTCCCCAGCACCCCGGCAAACTGATCTTGCAGATACAGGGGGCGCAGCAGGCTGACCATGGCGCCTTTGCCACCGGCATCATAGTAGGGTGCCGTCCAGCGGCTTTCGCGCTGCGGATTGCGATTGGGCGACATCATCTGCACCGGCGTCGTGCCGCCTGCGTCAAAAATCACCTTCAGCATGGCGTCAATATCCTGCGTGCCCGTGGCTTGCAAAATATCGCGCTCGGCAACAAAAGGATAAATGCTGGAAAAATCTTCGCGGGGCGAATAGAAATACGACCATTGAAAATACGGGTGTGCCTGATGAGCGGCATACATGGCCGGAAACAGCGCCAGCGAAGCACGAATTTCCCGTGCCAGATCAGGCTGTTTGAGCGCGCGCGGCGCAACAAACAATTGCCCGAAACGCGCCTGCCACCACGGATCAAGCTGGGGATCGATCAAGGCTCCGCTGCCCATACGCCGGGCACCGTATTTTTCCAGCGACCGCCAGGCACCGGGGTCCAGCCCCAGCTCCGGGCGCGACATCGAGTCGCCCATTTGCAGCGCCAATCTTTGCAGATGATTGGTCGCCACCTGCAGCACCTGCTCGAAAGCCAGTTGTTGTTGCAAAACATGCGATTCGGTAGAAGCCAGCAGGCGGGATTCTTCAACCGATTCGGCGTAATGCTGATACCACCACAGCGCCAGCAACGTTGGCGTCAACACCGCCAGCAGCAGCACAACAAAATGCCGTTGCAAGCGCCGCAGCGCCAGCAAGGACGGTGGCTGCGCAGCTGGGCTGGTCTGCATGATGCACCTCGAACGCCAAAAAAGCATACTTGACTATAGCGAGGGCAGGCACGCTGCGCCAGCAACGAAAAACCCCGGCTGAAACCGGGGTTGCGGGCTCGAATCAGCGGCTTGGTTTAGCCGCCCAGACGCTCGCGCCATTTGGCGATCTGCACCAGCACCTGGAATGGCGCAGTGCCGCCCACGTGGTTGCGTGCATCGAGCGAGCCTTGCAAAGTCAGCACGGCTTGTACGTCGGCTTCGATCAGTGCCGAGAAGGATTTAAGCTCGACCAGCGTTAGATCGGCCAGATCTTTTTTCTTCTCTTCGGCGTAACGCACCGCCAGCGCCACCGCTTCATGCGCGTCACGGAATGGCAGGCCGCGTTTGACCAGGTAATCGGCCAGATCGGTCGCCGTCGCAAAGCCTTGCTTGGCCGCGCGCTCCATTGCTTCCGGTTTCACGGTGATGCCGCGCATCATGTCAGCGTAAATTCGCAGCGTGTCAGTCAGCGTGTCAACGGTATCAAACAGGCCTTCTTTGTCTTCCTGATTGTCTTTGTTGTACGCCAGCGGCTGGCCTTTCATCAATGTGAGCAGCGCGACCAGATGGCCATTCACACGGCCAGTTTTGCCACGCACCAATTCGGGCACGTCCGGGTTTTTCTTTTGCGGCATGATGGAAGAGCCGGTGCAGAAACGGTCGGCAATATCGATAAAGCCGTAGCGCGGGCTCATCCACAAGATCAGCTCTTCCGACAGGCGCGACAGATGCGTCATGATCAGCGAACCAGCGGCGGTAAATTCAATCGCAAAATCACGGTCTGACACGGCGTCGAGCGAGTTTTCACAAATACCTTCAAAGCCCAGCAATTTAGCGGTAATGCTGCGATCAATCGGGAAAGTCGTTCCCGCCAGCGCCGCCGAGCCCAGCGGCATACGGTTGACGCGTTTACGCGTGTCGACCAGGCGCTCGGCGTCGCGACCCAGCATTTCGACGTAGGCCAGCATATGGTGGCCAAACGTCACCGGCTGCGCCACTTGCAAATGCGTAAAGCCGGGCATCACCGTGCTGGCGTTGCGCTCAGCCAGATCAAGCAGCGAATGCTGCAAGTCACGCACCAGACCCAGCAGCACATCAATCGCGCCGCGCAAATACAGGCGAATATCGGTTGCCACCTGATCATTGCGCGAACGACCGGTGTGCAAGCGTTTGCCCGCGTCGCCGATTTTGTCGGTCAGGCGGCGCTCGATATTCATGTGCACGTCTTCGAGGTCGAGACTCCACTCAAAACGGCCAGCACGGATGTCGTCCAGAATATCGGCCATACCGCCCTGAATCGCACGCAGATCGTCGTCAGACAGCACCCCGACCTGATTGAGCATACCGGCGTGCGCCAGCGAGCCCTGAATGTCTACTTCCGCCATGCGGTTATCGAAAAACACCGATGCGGTATAGCGTTTTACCAGCTCGGACACGGGCTCGTTAAAACGACCGGACCAGGCTTTATGAGCGGAATCAGACATTGCAAAACTTCCTGAAAAAGATAGGGAAAATCGTTCGCGATTATACGGGAAAACACGCAGCAAGGTGCGCGCTTCGGCGTGAACTGACGAGTGCGCACGGATACAGCTTTGGGAGTACGCAAGTCAAATACGAACGGGTATATCAATACAAGACAAGCCTATAAAGACCTTTATAGATATACCCATAGCAGACCTAATCTTGCCGATTCAAAATCGCCAGCTCGGCCTCGCTCAGAAAACGCCATTCACCGATTTCCAGATCCAGATCGGCCAGCTGCAAATCGCCAATTGCGGTGCGGCTCAGCGCCGCGCAATGGTTGCCAGCGGCAGCCAGCATGCGTTTAACCTGATGGTATTTGCCTTGCTCAAGCACAATTTCGATCTGATGGTCGCCGCGCTTCACCGCTGAAACCGCGGCAATCGGCTCGTCCTCGTCGATCAGCTTCACCCCCGCGAGCAGATCGGCAACCAGTTTGTCGGTCACCGGCTCGGCAGTCGTCGCCAGATAGGTTTTGGGTTGATGGCGTTTGGGCGAGCTTTGCGCGTAAATAAAAGTGCCATCGTCCGATAGCAACAACATGCCGGTGGTGTCGTGATCGAGCCGCCCCACTGGCTGCACGTCGCGCCATTCCATGTTTTCCGGTAGCAGCGTCAGCACTGCCGGGTGGTGCGTTGGCTTGCGCGAGCACTCATAGCCGCTGGGTTTATTGAGCACCAGATAGACTTTTTCGCGATACTCCCACTCCTCGTCAAAGACGGTAAATTGCAATCCGGCCGGGTCAAACTCGGTTTTCCATTTGGTCACCAGCTCGCCATTGACCTTCACCTCGCCTTCTTCGATCAGGTCGCGGCACCCTTTGCGCGAGCCAAAGCCCTGACTTTGCAAAATACGATCCAGCGAGGTTTTTTTCATTATGCAGCTCTTTATCGGTTAATCAGTTCAAGGAGCGTATTGTAAAACGGCCAGCCAGCGCATGGGCGAGGTTTTAGCCCCTTTGCAAGCATTCCGCCCAAAAGTAGTGCACACCGCAGCTTTCGTACTACACTGCAAACTGTTTGTAATCAGCGGCTTGTCATTAAGGCGCTAGCCCAGCATCAGCGCGCCCAAGATCCATACAGAACCTAAGCACATCATGAAAAAAAACGCAGCGATCACCAAGCTTTTTTTCGCCAGCCTGACGTTGCTGGCGGCATGGCCGGCAGCGGGGCAGGACGTGCTGCGGGTGCTGGCCTGGCCGGGCTACGCCGAGCCGGAACAGGTCAGGCTGTTTGAAAAGCAGCATGATGCGAAAGTCGAAGTCAGCTATGTCGATGATGACGACGAGCTGTGGCAACGGGTCAACCGCAATCATGGGCGCAATTTCGACGTGGTAGCGCTCAATACCGCCGTACTGCAACAACTAATCGATCAGGCGCTGGCCGTGCCTATCGATCTGAAGCAGATTCCCAATAGCAAAAAACAGCTAAGCCGCTTCCGGAATATCCCGGTGCTCAGCCGCAACAATACCCGCTACGCCGTGCCCTACACTTACTCGGAAATGGGGCTGATTTACAACCGCAAGCTGGTGAAGAAACCACCGCAGTCGATGAACGAGCTGTGGAATCCGGCGTATAAAGATCAGGTGCTGGCTTTTGACGGCAGCGCGCACAATTTCAGCATTGCCGCCATGCAGCTAGGCTATCGCAACCCCTTCCAGCTCAGCCGCGAGCAAACCTTCAAATCCGTCAGCAAGCTGGTTGATTTGCGGCGCAATGTGTACCGCTTTTATAAAACCCCAGAAGAAGTGGTCGAGATTTTCAAAGACACGCCGATTGCGCTGATCTACGCCAACTACGGCAGCCAGCAGGTCAGTTTGCTGAAAAAAGCCGGCGCTGACATCGACTATGTGATCCCCAAGGAAGGCGCGCTGGCCTGGCTGGACTGCTGGGCCATTCTACCCGGCGCGGAAAACCTACCGCTGGCCCACGCCTGGATCAATTTCACGCTGGGCAAGGAAATGAGCCGCCAGTTGGTCGAGCAGCAAGGCCTAGCCAATACCCTGCAGGAATCGGATACGGCGCACGCCCAAGACAAGCTGATCTGGCTCGAGCCAGTAGAAGACAGCGCCGAGCGCGCCCGGCTCTGGACGCGTATTCTGTCGGGGCATAAAAAAGACGGCTTTTAAACCAGCAAAGC encodes the following:
- a CDS encoding tetratricopeptide repeat protein, giving the protein MTLRVSALFAVLLFGVTACASNPAPPAEESVAAEPAQTGERAALPDYDPALLPKQELDDELVMRFLLGDVAAQRGNVPLATEAWLDSARRTKDPRVAQRAAQLAVASGQLALAQEATEIWIAAAPAALPARQLMVSLLLRSNRIADAEVHLNAMFAAKPEEVAPFFMQMHQLWGKDADREAVLTLTQHLAIAYPGMPEAYFALALAYGHAQQSSQAQQALDSALNLRPQWEPAILYKVQLLDGKDTAASTALLNAAAKANPGSTSILLMQARIAADTGQYLQAYQAYETVLSRDPNQLEALVGGGLVAMQLNEVAKAQQYLTRAVQMNPKSVPQLAPYLGQLAEQRHQYSLALDWYGKVAAERQAGVVSRIPRLHAKLGQQEQADQALAALPRETVKDQVDYAQVAAQVWRERKQLAQSVAVLSSAIEQQPGEGELYYDRSLYLDLAGDFAAAEADLRKYLEMEPNSVNGLNALGYILANRTNRYEEANTLLDKALAQQPDNPVILDSMGWLRFKQGRLSEALGLLEKAYQQMPDAEVGAHLAEVLWVRGGKDDKARAQQILTDVLSIQPDDEVALEVRLRLGL
- the mutM gene encoding bifunctional DNA-formamidopyrimidine glycosylase/DNA-(apurinic or apyrimidinic site) lyase, which codes for MPELPEVETTRRGIQDHLLNATIEQIIVRNPRLRWPVPADLSALASGERILSVRRRAKYLLLELATGSILIHLGMSGSLRVLTEAFPAEKHDHIDLVLQNGIRLRYRDPRRFGAWLWLTGNPLEHPHLASLGPEPLSSEFSSAYLGAQLANKRTAIKPLIMDNHLVVGVGNIYASESLFRARINPAKSGQTLNNAEILALSEQIKATLTEAIAAGGSTLRDYVDSDGKAGYFMINSYVYGRAGQPCRVCGTPISQIRQAQRATFYCPQCQH
- a CDS encoding dynamin family protein; the encoded protein is MSTDYLHQQEVAANDHLVANFQAYSAWRGNLTQSIAQLSRWLNDQDLNDSQTALRIAGMIERLKEDKLNIAFVAEFSRGKSELINAIFFAHYGKRILPSSAGRTTMCPTELLHDGSKAPCLQLLPIETRADNVTTVEYRRYQDEWHNIALDIDDADSMQEAFKEIGRTQRVNVETAKKFGLFDESDPDQVVALDANGEVEIPCWRHAIINFPHPLLEQGLVILDTPGLNAIGTEPELTLNLLPNAHAILFILAADTGVTKSDIEVWRNHIVRNQSGKRGRLVVLNKIDGLWDDLKSANEIEAEIVKQVKTTAELLAMPPSQVYPVSAQKALVAKVQNDENLLTKSRLMALEKALSDDLLPGKQDIVRDATQSEVEDVVTAVRGILQARQDGVKEQLTELTGLRGKNQDVIVQMMDKVQLDKKQFEQGLVRFQALRSVFTQQTNKLFSLLGKDALKAEIERIRDQMERSLFSFGDGGLSSTMDKFFVDVNGSISKSAEQVAEIQAMMAAMYKKFSEEHGLGTATPPPFSTLKYHKELARLEKSFREHFNTVGNLLTTSRGRLTHKFFETVASRVVYVFEVANRDVENWLKAVMAPMETQVREHQLQLRRRLESIKRIHKATDTLEDRIQELDEMSRQLVEQIAELNSQLRGVYGALHAEMQSKAA
- a CDS encoding copper homeostasis protein CutC — encoded protein: MSNEIVLEICAGSVTSCLAAQEGGAHRVEFCDNLLEGGTTPSYGALAAARDRLWIGLNAIIRPRGGDFLYSEVEFEVMERDVLMCRKIGVDGIVIGLLNSNGSIDIPRTKRLVELAGTMPVTFHRAFDVAADPQQALEDIITTGCTRLLSSGQAATAMEGAALLKQLQQQAGERLIVMPGAGVRGHNIAELVQHTGCREFHSSGRAPFPSAMTYRNPNVKMGAPGQDEYSIVETDAALVRELLANAQAGL